One genomic window of Mercenaria mercenaria strain notata chromosome 2, MADL_Memer_1, whole genome shotgun sequence includes the following:
- the LOC123565089 gene encoding NXPE family member 3-like — protein sequence MGEEIRATVTLYDRYNKRKHSLGDHLRATIQNDVLKASAPCFVTANRDATQTVACETLWTGTSTIIVTLAHTRETITAYYRIRTQLLATESIIGLFTNSKYREETICHPNNEHLRKHTNYTELCNMTNINSGMPFYCGKPRSELLLCRHWQFVRWPKQRPEIKTTECEDTLLKR from the exons ATGGGTGAGGAAATTCGAGCTACTGTAACGCTGTATGATAGATATAACAAACGGAAACATTCTTTAGGCGACCATTTGAGAGCGACAATACAAAACGATGTGCTTAAGGCATCAGCCCCATGTTTTGTGACTGCCAATAGAGATGCAACGCAAACGGTGGCATGTGAAACATTGTGGACTGGGACTTCGACAATAATTGTAACTCTAGCACACACAAGGGAAACAATTACAGCTTATTACAGGATTAGAACACAA TTGTTAGCCACTGAAAGTATAATTGGACTGTTTACAAATAGTAAATATAGAGAGGAAACTATCTGTCACCCAAACAACGAACATCTTCGGAAGCACACAAATTACACAGAACTTTGTAATATGACTAACATAAACTCTGGCATGCCGTTTTATTGCGGGAAACCAAGAAGCGAGCTTCTGCTGTGCCGCCACTGGCAGTTCGTACGATGGCCTAAACAAAGACCAGAAATTAAAACTACTGAATGTGAGGACACATTATTAAAAAGGTAA
- the LOC123565087 gene encoding uncharacterized protein LOC123565087 translates to MNLGLSPGSHTIKYADKCLKRRLQKQQRQQLPSVKRRRLVLKQERSINQGALEALEGVSYQSEVSHSSSVDIEKLPDAVPRGNFKPVKVESGQPTIIAIDLETTDLIRGSVMPHITQLAAVEVKSGAQFAVYTKPKMAVTSEAQRVTGICVDDNGDIVVNGNLVESIHIQSAIEKLCRWLDQFSNVFLIAHNGRRFDFPILMTAVQKTKTTDVFFKSVFGFVDSLSVFRKKYPGESLKQEHLARQHLGMTYNAHNAEADVEALGHLLKLCEVSDLLNFSFSPVAVKNSLLFNCEKSKNLRSFDPLISKGICKRPTAENIAGSGLNVEHLKVYIRRSGEDGLRDTFTAVNCDGLPRVTNSKKVLEETVPKFCQYFYQMYLHRHRYLYE, encoded by the exons ATGAACCTTGGATTGTCACCTGGAAGTCATACCATAAAGTACGCAGATAAATGTCTCAAGCGACGTCTACAGAAGCAGCAACGCCAACAACTTCCATCAGTTAAAAGGCGCAGACTTGTTCTGAAACAGGAGCGTTCGATTAACCAGGGAGCTCTTGAAGCCTTAGAAGGTGTTTCATATCAATCTG AAGTTAGCCATTCCTCCAGTGTTGATATTGAGAAACTTCCAGATGCTGTCCCGCGTGGCAATTTCAAACCCGTGAAAGTTGAAAGTGGACAACCTACAATCATAGCCATAGACCTGGAAACTACAGACCTGA TACGTGGTTCTGTTATGCCACACATCACACAGCTGGCAGCAGTGGAGGTAAAGTCTGGTGCCCAGTTTGCAGTTTACACAAAACCAAAGATGGCAGTTACATCTGAAGCCCAAAGGGTAACTGGAATATGTGTTGATGACAACGGCGATATAGTTGTGAATGGAAATCTGGTAGAGTCTATTCATATTCAGTCTGCTATTGAGAAACTGTGCAGGTGGCTTGACCAGTTTTCCAATGTGTTTCTCATTGCTCATAACGGAAGGAGATTTGACTTTCCAATTCTCATGACAGCTGTACAGAAAACCAAAACCACAGATGTCTTTTTCAAATCAGTATTTGGCTTTGTCGATAGTTTGTCTGTGTTTAGAAAGAAGTACCCTGGAGAGTCATTAAAACAGGAACACCTTGCACGACAACATCTTGGTATGACATACAATGCCCACAATGCAGAGGCTGATGTTGAGGCTCTTGGACATCTTCTAAAACTATGTGAAGTGTCTGATCTCCTAAACTTCAGTTTTTCTCCTGTGGCTGTGAAAAATTCTTTACTGTTCAATTGTGAAAAATCGAAAAATCTGCGCTCCTTTGATCCATTAATAAGCAAGGGGATATGCAAACGTCCTACAGCAGAAAACATTGCTGGCTCTGGTTTGAATGTTGAACATCTGAAAGTTTATATTAGGCGATCAGGTGAAGATGGACTTAGAGATAcatttacagctgtaaactgCGATGGCTTACCGAGAGTAACAAACTCAAAAAAAGTTCTGGAGGAaactgttcccaagttttgtcagtatttttatcaaatgtaccTTCATAGACATAGGTACTTGTATGAATAA
- the LOC123562513 gene encoding uncharacterized protein LOC123562513 isoform X2, with product MKYRDGRGRYRKFGEKKRRNEVSKRVIIEHNYTNTGLCNGSDCTATNCSNFHFELGASVSRDGWREGRRLIELDILLKNLKYCRSCKLGPVPLTAYNVVGELQKGLGGYLYMVCQNPDCNFVNRVSYGKVHRMKTNGMPCFDVNTKLAMIDSLGGPVRVNNLLSTLNVKPICNRNLKKMEERAGEAIEAHSVHSTNQAALQAFEKEIEDIAHQESYEARKSMEGMLLDDLGVCPLPDESPNLRQLLQDTSVVEGDSDWTDVESDTEEGNDGPADNIQSYRPVTDDPFRTPETNGIPQSVRKKTKKHHIQDTGSSSRRCLVKKFPCKTRKGMSCAVDTAWQKKGFDSLTSHTFFMSKAKYEKKVVKSVVSHRTCGTCNWWRRNKPGQPVRPHKCVRNHTGSARLMESVSGERGVAELAAEGTPVEYIEGDGDNTLIARLKKNMNIDMKKS from the exons ATGAAATATCGAGACGGGCGAGGAAGATACCGCAAATTTGGTGAGAAAAAGAGGAGAAATGAAGTATCCAAGCGAGTAATTATTGAGCATAATTACACAAATACTGGGTTATGTAACGGTAGTGACTGCACAGCTACAAATTGCAGCAACTTTCACTTTGAACTTGGCGCTAGTGTTAGCCGTGATGGGTGGAGGGAAGGCAGACGTTTGATTGAACTTGACATTTTGTTGAAGAACTTAAAGTACTGTCGCTCTTGTAAGTTAGGACCTGTGCCGTTGACAGCTTATAACGTGGTTGGTGAGTTGCAAAAGGGGCTTGGTGGATATTTATATATGGTTTGCCAGAATCCTGACTGCAACTTCGTCAACAGAGTGTCATATGGCAAAGTACACCGGATGAAAACAAATGGAATGCCATGTTTTGATGTCAATACTAAACTTG cTATGATTGACAGTTTGGGCGGCCCAGTCCGTGTCAACAATTTATTATCCACTCTAAATGTCAAGCCTATATGTAACAGGAATCTGAAGAAAATGGAGGAACGTGCAGGCGAGGCCATAGAGGCACATTCTGTGCATTCTACAAACCAAGCTGCTCTCCAAGCATTTGAGAAAGAAATTGA AGACATTGCACATCAAGAATCATATGAGGCCCGGAAATCAATGGAAGGGATGTTACTGGATGATCTTGGGGTTTGTCCACTACCAGATGAATCACCAAACCTTCG tcaacTGTTACAAGATACATCAGTTGTTGAGGGGGATTCAGATTGGACTGATGTTGAGTCTGATACTGAAGAAGGAAATGATGGTCCAGCTGACAACATTCAGAGCTATAGACCTGTTACAGACGATCCCTTCAG AACTCCAGAAACAAATGGCATACCACAGTCTGTCAGAAAAAAGACAAAGAAACACCATATCCAAGATACAGGCTCTTCAAGCAGAAGATGTTTGGTTAAGAAATTCCCTTGCAAGACCAGAAAGGGGATGAGTTGTGCTGTTGATACTGCTTGGCAAAAAAAAGGCTTTGATAGTTTAACCT CACACACGTTCTTTATGAGCAAGGCAAAGTATGAAAAGAAAGTTGTGAAGTCTGTTGTAAGTCATAGGACATGTGGTACATGTAACTGGTGGAGACGAAATAAGCCCGGTCAGCCTGTTAGACCTCACAAGTGTGTACGAAATCATACTGGAAGTGCCCGTTTGATGGAGAGTGTCAGTGGAGAGAGGGGGGTAGCAGAACTTGCAGCAGAAGGAACGCCAGTCGAGTATATTGAAGGCGATGGTGATAACACCCTGATAGCTAgattaaaaaagaacatgaaCATAGACATGAAAAAAAG TTGA
- the LOC123562513 gene encoding uncharacterized protein LOC123562513 isoform X1: MKYRDGRGRYRKFGEKKRRNEVSKRVIIEHNYTNTGLCNGSDCTATNCSNFHFELGASVSRDGWREGRRLIELDILLKNLKYCRSCKLGPVPLTAYNVVGELQKGLGGYLYMVCQNPDCNFVNRVSYGKVHRMKTNGMPCFDVNTKLGTAMIDSLGGPVRVNNLLSTLNVKPICNRNLKKMEERAGEAIEAHSVHSTNQAALQAFEKEIEDIAHQESYEARKSMEGMLLDDLGVCPLPDESPNLRQLLQDTSVVEGDSDWTDVESDTEEGNDGPADNIQSYRPVTDDPFRTPETNGIPQSVRKKTKKHHIQDTGSSSRRCLVKKFPCKTRKGMSCAVDTAWQKKGFDSLTSHTFFMSKAKYEKKVVKSVVSHRTCGTCNWWRRNKPGQPVRPHKCVRNHTGSARLMESVSGERGVAELAAEGTPVEYIEGDGDNTLIARLKKNMNIDMKKS; this comes from the exons ATGAAATATCGAGACGGGCGAGGAAGATACCGCAAATTTGGTGAGAAAAAGAGGAGAAATGAAGTATCCAAGCGAGTAATTATTGAGCATAATTACACAAATACTGGGTTATGTAACGGTAGTGACTGCACAGCTACAAATTGCAGCAACTTTCACTTTGAACTTGGCGCTAGTGTTAGCCGTGATGGGTGGAGGGAAGGCAGACGTTTGATTGAACTTGACATTTTGTTGAAGAACTTAAAGTACTGTCGCTCTTGTAAGTTAGGACCTGTGCCGTTGACAGCTTATAACGTGGTTGGTGAGTTGCAAAAGGGGCTTGGTGGATATTTATATATGGTTTGCCAGAATCCTGACTGCAACTTCGTCAACAGAGTGTCATATGGCAAAGTACACCGGATGAAAACAAATGGAATGCCATGTTTTGATGTCAATACTAAACTTGGTACAG cTATGATTGACAGTTTGGGCGGCCCAGTCCGTGTCAACAATTTATTATCCACTCTAAATGTCAAGCCTATATGTAACAGGAATCTGAAGAAAATGGAGGAACGTGCAGGCGAGGCCATAGAGGCACATTCTGTGCATTCTACAAACCAAGCTGCTCTCCAAGCATTTGAGAAAGAAATTGA AGACATTGCACATCAAGAATCATATGAGGCCCGGAAATCAATGGAAGGGATGTTACTGGATGATCTTGGGGTTTGTCCACTACCAGATGAATCACCAAACCTTCG tcaacTGTTACAAGATACATCAGTTGTTGAGGGGGATTCAGATTGGACTGATGTTGAGTCTGATACTGAAGAAGGAAATGATGGTCCAGCTGACAACATTCAGAGCTATAGACCTGTTACAGACGATCCCTTCAG AACTCCAGAAACAAATGGCATACCACAGTCTGTCAGAAAAAAGACAAAGAAACACCATATCCAAGATACAGGCTCTTCAAGCAGAAGATGTTTGGTTAAGAAATTCCCTTGCAAGACCAGAAAGGGGATGAGTTGTGCTGTTGATACTGCTTGGCAAAAAAAAGGCTTTGATAGTTTAACCT CACACACGTTCTTTATGAGCAAGGCAAAGTATGAAAAGAAAGTTGTGAAGTCTGTTGTAAGTCATAGGACATGTGGTACATGTAACTGGTGGAGACGAAATAAGCCCGGTCAGCCTGTTAGACCTCACAAGTGTGTACGAAATCATACTGGAAGTGCCCGTTTGATGGAGAGTGTCAGTGGAGAGAGGGGGGTAGCAGAACTTGCAGCAGAAGGAACGCCAGTCGAGTATATTGAAGGCGATGGTGATAACACCCTGATAGCTAgattaaaaaagaacatgaaCATAGACATGAAAAAAAG TTGA